A single window of Penaeus vannamei isolate JL-2024 chromosome 24, ASM4276789v1, whole genome shotgun sequence DNA harbors:
- the LOC113804456 gene encoding thiopurine S-methyltransferase, with translation MSSDERVKYWDSAWSEGRSHWHANDINFALEGYGRLLLPGPHRRVLVPLCGKTVDMKWFYDNGHSVVGIEGVEMPVKDFYEENGIPYTTEELSWGKLYSSSDRRLQLYCCDLFEAKPEELGKFDAVWDRGSLVAIYEEDREKYSQFIKSVLAPDFRYLVNLVQYKANELFSGPPRNIPNELVLQLFGDVCEMNVLETVKWDKEDGPMYEYGRQEVVVLLTPKK, from the exons GCACGCAAATGATATCAACTTCGCCCTGGAAGGCTATGGACGCCTTCTCCTGCCGGGCCCTCACAGAAGGGTGCTCGTGCCGCTGTGTGGGAAGACCGTCGACATGAAATG GTTCTATGACAACGGCCATTCTGTGGTAGGAATCGAAGGCGTTGAGATGCCGGTCAAGGACTTCTACGAAGAAAATGGCATCCCATACACTACAGAGGAGTTATCCTGGGGAAAGCTGTACAGT TCGAGTGACCGCAGATTACAGCTCTACTGCTGCGACCTGTTTGAGGCCAAACCGGAGGAGCTGGGCAAATTCGACGCAGTTTGGGACAGGGGCTCCCTTGTGGCCATCTacgaagaggacagagagaa ATACAGCCAGTTCATTAAGTCCGTGCTGGCCCCTGACTTCCGGTACCTGGTGAACCTCGTGCAGTACAAAGCCAATGAACTGTTCAGCGGACCGCCCAGGAACATCCCCAACGAGCTCGTCCTTCAACTTTTTG GCGACGTGTGCGAGATGAACGTGCTCGAGACGGTGAAGTGGGACAAGGAGGATGGCCCCATGTATGAGTATGGCAGGCAGGAAGTGGTCGTTCTCCTCACTCCGAAGAAATAG